The region AGGTCGAGGGCGTATTCCTCAACGAAAAAGTCTTCATGCAGGGTGTCGCCGCTTTTGAAACTGTCGTACAGCGAGCGGATGTCGCCCCCGGCGCAGAAAGCCTTTTCACCGGCTCCGCGCAACACAACGGCATACACCTGGGCGTCTTCGGCCCAGGCATCGAGCTGGCGTTGCAGGCTGCGAACCATGCCCAGGGTAATGGCGTTGAGCCCGGTTGGGCGGTTGAGGGTGAGGTAGCCGATGTGATTGCGAATCTCGGCCAGCACTTCATTTTGCACGGCGTCCATGGCCTGTGCCCCCTGGGATGAAACCTGAGCAGTCATCGATAACTCCCTGCTTTTATTGTTCTTTATAGACAAGCTCGCGCGCGAGCGATGCTGGATCGTAGCAGCGCAAATTTGCCCTGTACAACCCCGATACGTGCAGGTCCCGTCTGCATTTTTGCAAGGCCGACAGTTGATTTTCTCTGCGCGCGGATCCAGCAGAAACACCTTGGCGCTCTGGGCTTCTAAAACCGTTGATTTTCGCGTTGCGAGCGCTGTGCTGATCGCGTAACACCTGCGCTCGGCTCTGGGCCAGGCGCCCAAGGGCCATGACGGCAACGCTCGGGCGCGTGGGCTTAGACCTCTTCTATCCTGACCCAGCGTGATTCGTCCGCAGCCAGGCGAATCGCTGTCGCCAGACGCTCGACTTCCCATGCTTGCTCGAAGTCGGTTCCGCCCTGGCTTTGTCCGGCCAGCGCCATCACGAGGTCATGTACTTCAAGTGTCTTGAGTTCGTTGTACCCCAACTGATGCCCTGGTGCCGGGCTGAACGCTGCGTAACCCGGCAGTTTCGGCCCGGCCAGCAAGCGCTGGAAGCCCTCCTGTCCGGCACGAAACAGACGCAATTCATTCAGGCGCTCCTGATCGAACGCCAAGGTGCCCAGGGTGCCGCTGATCTCGAAGCTCAAGTGATTCTTGTAGCCGTGCTTGAGCCAACTGCTGCTAAACGTGCCCCGTGCGCCATTAGCGAACCGCAGCAAGGCATGCACCTGATCGTCCACGGCAATGCTGCGCAATTGCAGGCTGCCAGTGGTGGCGGGGCGTTGCCGGTGTACGGTTTGGGTGTCGGCGCAGACCGCCTCGATATCGCCCACCAGGTACCGGGCCATGGCCAGCAAGTGACTGCCGAGGTCCGCTAACGCTCCGCCAGCGTGTTCGGCCTCGCAACGCCAGGACCAGGGGGAGGCCGCGTCGGCCATGAAGTCTTCGCTGAATTCACCCTGGAAACTGATGATGGCGCCCAACTCGCCGCTCTCGATCAGCTCGCGCGCCAGGCCGATCATTGGATTGTGTTGATAGTTGTAACCGACACGCGTCACCACGCCCGCCGTTTTAGCCGCCTGGCGCATGGCGTTGGCCTCTTGCAGATTAACCGCCAGGGGTTTTTCGCAATACACCGGTTTCCCGGCGGCGAGGGCGGCCATGGCCATGGGGTAGTGCAGGTGGTTCGGGGTGGTGATGGCAATCAGGTTGACGGCTGGGTCAGTGATCAGTTGCTGCCAGTCGCTATGGGCCCGCTCGAAACCCCAGGCATCGGCGCAGTGTCGGGCCCGTTGCGGGTCGGCGTCTGCCAGGGCGGCGAGTTTTAGCTTCAAGGGCAGCTCGAAGACCGCGCTGACGTTACGAAATGCCAAGGCGTGGGCACGGCCCATGAAGCCTGTGCCGATGAGTCCGATACCGAGTTCGCGCATAGCCGGGGTCCTTTTGGATTTTTGTTTTCAGGAGGGCTATTAATGGAATAAATATTCGTTATTTGCAAACGCTGGAATTAATTTTCTTTAAATGCCGCGCCAGTAAAAACGCTTTGCTCACTAGGGTGTATTCACTGACGAAAGAAAAAGGCAGCTCAAGCGCTGCCTTTCATCGATTCCGGTAACCGAATCAGGACAGAAAACCACCGTCCACGTTTAACGAAACCCCAGTGGTATAGCTGGAAGCATCACTGGCCAAATACAGCACTGCACCCGCCATTTCGCTGGGATCCGCCACCCGCTTGAGCGGGATCTGCGCCAGTGCCACCTTCAGAATCGCGTCATTCTTGACCAGCGCCGAGGCAAACTTGGTGTCGGTCAGGCCCGGCAGCAGGGCGTTACAGCGGATACCGAATGGCGCACATTCCTTGGCGAAGACTTTGGTCATGTTGATCACGGCGGCCTTGGTCACTGAGTAGATGCCCTGAAAGATTCCCGGCGAGATGCCATTGATCGAGGCGACGTTGATGATGCTGCCACCGCCGTTGTCGCGCATCAGCTTGCCGGCTTCGACCGACATGAAGAAATAGCCTCGGATGTTCACGTCGACGGTTTTCTGGAAGGCGCCGAGGTCGGTGTCCAACACATTACAGAACTGAGGGTTGGTCGCAGCATTATTGACGAGAATGTCCAGGCGCCCAAACTGCTCGCGGATGCCGGCGAAGACCTGCGTGATCTGCTCCATTTCACCAATGTGGCACGCGACAGCGGTTGCTTTACCGCCCGCAGCAATGATGGCGTCAGCGACATGTTGGCAGCCTTCAAGCTTGCGGCTCGAAACGATGACGTGCGCGCCTTGTTGGGCCAGCAGCTTGGCGATGGCTTCACCGATGCCACGGCTGGCGCCGGAGACGAAAGCGATCTTGCCGTCGAGGTCGAACAACTGAGTCTTGGACATGGGGTTCTCTTATAAAAAGTCTTGTTATTGGGCCAGGAGCGTAATCAAAGGCTGGATTTCTGAATGACCTGCAAGCTCATCTGTTCCAGCAGTGTGTTCATGTGTATGAACTGGGCAAAGCGTTTGTCCTGGGTCTGACCATGGAAGAAACGGTAGTAGATCTGCTGCACGATGCCGGCCAGACGGAACAGGCCATAGGTGTAGTAGAAGTCGAAGTTGTCGATCTGGATGCCCGCGCGTTCGGCGTAGTAATCCACAAATTCACGGCGCGTCAGCATGCCCGGCGCGTGACTCGGCTGGCGACGCATCAGTTGTACGGGGGCAGGGTCACCGGCTTCGATCCAGTAGGCGAGGGTGTTGCCCAAGTCCATCAACGGGTCGCCGAGGGTCGTCAGTTCCCAATCGAGCACGCCGATGATGTGCATCGGGTTATGCGGATCGAGGATCACGTTGTCGAAGCGGTAGTCGTTATGGACGATGCTCGACGTCGGATGGTCGTCCGGCATCTTGTCGTTGAGCCAGGCTTTGACCGCCTCCCACTTCGGCGCATCCGGGGTCAGGGCTTTCTCGTAGCGATCACTCCAGCCTTTAATCTGCCGTGCGACGTAACCTTCGGGCTTGCCCAGATCGCCGAGGCCGAGGGCCTTGTAGTCGACCTGGTGCAGTTCGACGAACTTGTCGATGAAGCTTTTGCATAAGGCTTGGGTCTTTGCCGAGTCCAGGCCCAGCTCTGACGGCAACTCGGCGCGCAGAATGATGCCGTTCACCCGTTCCATCACGTAGAACTCGGCGCCAATCACCGATTCATCCGTGCAGTGTACGTAGGCTCTGGGGCAGTACGGAAAGCCGTCACGCAGTTGATTGAGAATTCGAAATTCGCGGCCCATGTCATGTGCGGACTTGGCCTTGTGGCCAAACGGCGGGCGACGCAGAACGAATTCTTGTTCGGGGTATTCGAGCAGATACGTCAGGTTCGAGGCCCCGCCGGGGAACTGACTGATGTGTGGTAAGCCGCTCAGCCCCGGAATATGGGCCTTGAGGTATGGATCGATCAGGCTGGCATCGAGTTCTTCGCCAGAGCGGACACGGGTGGACTGGTCAGTAAGCGCCATGCTTATCCCTTCTGCTTATTTTGGAGGCCAGACATCATTGGCTAATCTAATGGTGCACCCAGGGCGCCACAAGCATGGCGCGGTCTTATAGGTTAGCGTGTTGCCGGATAATCAGCGTTCCTGATGGCTTGGCGCGGACCGGGCAAGGGGCGCAGTTTCGCAACGACACGCTGAAGTGGGCTGCCCCAGCTTGGGGGGACTGGCACAAAGGCCTACAGGTTGTCTTGCAACGCGATTGGCGCCGGCAGCTCTATTGGGGTCAACACCGCTTGACCGGAAAAGAACGCCATCAGGTTTTTGCCTACCATCTCGACGGTTCCTTGTGTCGCCTCCGGGGACAACCCTGCGACATGGGGCGTGAGGATGACATTGGTCAAGGTTTTGAGGGCGTCGGGCACTGTCGGCTCGGCGTCGAACACATCCAGCGCAGCACCGCCAATCCGCCGTTGTTCCAATGCGCTGATCAGGTCAGCGGTCACCACCACACTGGCCCGGGCAATGTTGACCAGAAAACCTTTGGGCCCCAGGGCGTCCAGCACCTGGCGAGTGATCAAGTGCTGGGTGCCGAGCCCGCCAGGGGTGGCCACAATCAGGAAGTCCGAGGCCCGGGCCAGTTCGGTCGGTGTCGAGCAAAATGTATAAGGCACGTCGTCGCGATGGTGGCGGTTGTGGTAGCTCACGGTCATGTCGAAGCCAAGGGCGGCGCGTTTGGCGATGGCCATGCCGACCGCGCCGAGCCCGAGGATGCCCAAGCGTTTACCGGCCAGGGAAGGGCGCATGATTTTCGGCCACTCGCCCCGGCGCACGGCGGCATCGGCCCGTGGAATGTCACGCACCAGCGACAGCAGCAGCGCCATGGCGTGATCGGCAACCGAGGAGGCGTTGACCCCGGCGCCGTTGGTGACGGTGATCGCCCGGTCGCTGGCGGCTTGCAGGTCCACATGCTCGTAACCGGCCCCGATTACGCAGATGATCTTGAGCTGTGGCAGGACCGCAATTTCCTCGGCGTACAGCCCCAGTGGGCCTCGGGTCAGCACTGCATCAATCCGCTCACCCTGGCTGGCGATTGCCTGGGCGCGTTCGGCAGGTGTGGGCGCCAGGATCAGGTGAAAGCCCTGATGTTCGAGAATCGGCAAGTAGTCATTGATGGTTTCGACCAGTACCAGAACGGTTGCAGGCATGCGTGGCTCCTAGGGGCATCGGAATGGCGGGGGGGCTCTACACTCGCCCCAGATTGCTTATTGCGGCGCGGTTTGGCAATCGACCTGCATATCAATGATTGAAAGGGCTGAAGACATGGTGTTTCTTCTTCAAGGTCTTACGGAGCGTGCCGACCGGACGGGAGAAACAACAAGCCCCGTGAAAGTCCTGACCAAGAAACAAGCCACGTGGCGGCCTCAATGATCACTTCGCGATTGCGCTCGGCTTGCTTGGGTGAGACTCGGAGCATCTGATGCTCGCGCAATAAAGGGTTGAACTCAGGCGTACTGGGCGATGCCGTTGCCGAATGACCAATTTTCTTTTTTTACTTCTACCAGATTGATAAAAACGTCTTCGAGCCGCACTGCCAGTTCTGTGTGTAAGCGCTGGGCAATGGTTTGATAAAGGCTCTTTTTCTGTTCGGTGGTTCGACCTTCATTCAGGGTGATCTGAATGATCACTAGGTTATTAGTGCGATTGATACCTAGATACGCTGTATCGAAAATGAAATGCTCTTCATCGTGCTCGTTCAAAATCTGGAAATTGTCGTGTTCGGGCACGCCAATCGCTGTGCGCATCGCCTCGTAGACCAACTCGCCGATACGTTTGGCGTAAGTGGGGTCTTGCTGCTGTTTGATATCGATGCGAACGAGCGGCATGACAGAGCTCCGGACAGAATTGAGGTCACTCGAAAATACATGACAGCGAACATTTAACAAGCGTCGATGGTGATGGGGTCAAGCGCTACGGGCCTTGCACTTCCTTAAGGTCAAGACTGCGCAGTCACAATAAACCCGGTCTCTTGATCTGATCCGCACAACCGCTGCTCAGCTAAGTCTTTGCTTCTGCTCATTTATCCCGGACAATCGCGCCCCTGTTTCGGCCAGGGCGCTGCCTGTCGGATTTTTCTGACTCGTCCTGACCGGGTAGCAACTGACCGGAATGCGGAGATCCCACCGGATGAATGATCAGGCTAAAAGCGTCGACGAACGCTTTGAAGCGGCAGCACCAGCGAGCCTCACGAGCTGGAATCGCCATGACACCACTTGGATGCTGGGCCTGTTTGGCACGGCAATCGGGGCCGGTACGTTGTTTCTGCCGATCAACGCTGGGCTGGGCGGCTTCTGGCCGCTGCTGATCCTGGCAGTGCTGGCGTTCCCCATGACGTTCTACGCACACCGTGGCCTGACTCGCTTTGTGCTGTCTGGGCGCGAAGGTGCCGACATCACTGAGGTGGTGGAGGAACACTTCGGGATTCAGGCCGGTGCGCTGATCACCTTGCTCTACTTCCTGGCGATCTTTCCGATCCTGCTGATCTATAGCGTGGCCCTGACCAACACCGTGGGCAGTTTTCTCGAACACCAGTTGCACATCATGCCGCCGCCGCGCGCGCTGCTGTCGTTTGTGCTGATCCTCGGCCTATTGGCGGTAGTGCGCTGTGGTGAGCAAGCGATCGTCAAGGCCATGAGCCTGATGGTCTATCCGTTCATCGTCGCTCTGCTGTTTCTCGCCGTGTTTCTGATTCCTCACTGGAATGGTGGCATTCTCGCCACCGCGTCCACGCTGCCCGCGCCATCGGCGCTGCTACACACTCTGTGGCTGGCGATCCCGGTGATGGTGTTCTCGTTCAACCATTCGCCGATCATTTCGGCCTTTGCGGTGGACCAGAAGCGGCGGTACGGTGAACACGCCGAAGAGCGCAGCTCGCAAATCCTCTGCCGTGCCCACGTTTTGATGGTGGTGATGGTGCTGTTCTTTGTGTTCAGTTGCGTGCTGACCTTGTCGCCGGCACAACTGGCGGAAGCCAAAGCGCAGAATCTGTCGATCCTGTCGTACCTGGCCAATCACTTCAGCAACCCGACCATCGCCTTCGCGGCACCGTTGATTGCTTTCGTGGCCATTTCAAAATCGTTCCTGGGCCACTACATCGGCGCCAGCGAAGGGTTTAAAGGCCTGATCGTCAAGAGTGGTAAACGCCCGGCGGCCAAGACTCTGGACCGTATGACGGCGGCGTTCATGCTGGTGGTGTGCTGGATCGTTGCTACGTTGAACCCGAGCATTCTGGGCATGATCGAAACCTTGGGCGGCCCGGTCATTGCGGCGATTCTGTTTCTGATGCCGATGTATGCCATTCGCAAAGTGCCGGCCATGGCTCGCTATCGCGGTCAGGCGTCCAACGTGTTCGTGACGGCGGTGGGCCTGGTGGCGATTTCTGCGCTGATTTATTCGCTGACGGCTTGAGCTTAACTATTGGTGAATATTCTGCGTTGTCGCTCTCGCGGGTGGTGACTCGGTCTTAAGGCTGGCCCTGACTTTTTTCAGTCATGAAAAACGTCGCTCATCTCACGGTGCGCGGCGTTTTTTATTGCGGCTTTAAAATGCTCGGGCGCTGATTCAGAGCATACATCCCGTGGGATTAGCGGCTACTCTTGACGGTGCATTCGTGCCTCGTAGAGCGTTTGCCGGGGTTTCCCCGGTTTGTTTATCTGTCTTCGGAGACGCTTCATGGCTCGTGCCCATCCGCAACTGATCAGCGGCAAACTGGAAAAACTCCATCCCACGCAACTCACGGTCGGCCTGTCTGAAGTCGCGGCCAAGCGTCAGGAGTGGAAAAAGCTCAAACGCAAGGAGCGCGCAGTGGCGCTGGATAATCACTGGTTTCCCAGCGTCCTGGGGCCTGATGGTAATTACTACATCGTTGACCATCACCATTTCGGGTTGGCCCTGCTGCAAGAAGAGGTCAAGCGCGTCTCCTTGTTGGTGCTCAAGGACTTGTCGTTTGTCGACCCGGTGACGTTCTGGAATGTGATGAACTTCAACCAGTGGGCGCATCCCTATGACGGCCGTGGCGCCAGGCGTTCCTTTGAGGCTATCCCCAAACGTATCGTCGATCTGCAAGACGACCCTTATCGCAGCCTCGCCGGGCTGCTGCGTCGGGCCGGGGGCTACGCCAAGGACACCGCACCCTACAGTGAGTTTCTGTGGGCCGACTTCTTTCGCAGCCGCATTGCCGGTGACCTGATCAACGAACTGGGCCCCAAGCTCCAGGCCAAAGCCATGGGCCTGGCCCGCAGCCAAGAGGCTCGGTATCTGCCGGGGTGGGTGGGTCCGATTGCCGACTGAGCCACGCTCCGTTCCGGCACAGTTGCCAGCCGATGCGCCGAACCGTTGGCAGGACCTGTTAGCCGGGCTGTCGATTGCAGGCCTGTTGCTGCCAGAAGCGGTCGCCTATTCGAGCATCGCTGCGTTGCCACCCCAGGCCGGGGTAATTGCGTTATTTGCCGGCCTGCTGTGTTACGGACTTCTGGGCACCAGCCGGTTTGCCATCGTGTCCGCCACCTCGTCCTCGGCGGCGGTGTTGGCCGCTGCCACCGCCACGCTGGCCGGAGGTGACCCGGCGCTGCGCCTGACGCTGGCGATTGGGCTGGTCTTGGTCACTGGCGGGTTTTTTCTGCTGGCCGGGTTGTTAAAGCTCGGCAGTGTTACGTCGTTCATTGCCAAGCCGGTGTTGCGCGGGTTTGCGTTTGGGCTGGCGCTGACGATTATCCTCAAACAAGTCGCGAGCATCGTCGATGTGCCGTTGACCAACAGCAACCTGATCCGGTTTATGCCGCAATTGCTTGAGCAGTGGCCGCAGTGGAATGGTATCGGCGCACTGGTCGGGGTCGTGGCGTTGCTGGTGTTGGGGGTGTGCGCACGATTCAGGCGGGTGCCGGGTGGTTTGTTGGTAGTGGCGCTGGGTATTGCCGCCAGCCAGTGGCTAAACCTGCCGGACTACGGGGTGAAGCTGATCGGCGTCATCGACCTGAGCCTCGAAGTCCCGCACTTGCCGGTGTTGCCTTTTGCCGACTGGCTGCGTTTGGGTGAATTGGCGTTTGCCATGGTGATGATTCTTTACGCCGAATCCTTTGGGTCCATCAGTTCCTTTGCCCTCAAGCATGGCGATCGGGTCTCTTCGAACCGTGATTTGCTAGCGTTGGGCGCGGCCAACCTGCTGTCTGGCCTGTTCCATGGTATGCCGGCCGGTGCGGGTTACTCCGCAACGTCGGCCAATGAGGCCGCGGGTGCCAACTCCCGTTTAGCGGGCATCGTCGCGGCGGCGGTGGTGTTGGTCATTGTGCTGACGGTGTTGCCTTACATTGCGCTCACCCCCGAGCCGGTGCTGGCTGCCATCGTGATCCATGCCTTGGCGCGTGGCTTGAGCCTACAACCGTTGGGGCGCTACTTTATCTGGCGTCGTGACCGCGTATTGGTGATCAGTGCGGTGGCCGCCGTGTTGGTGCTCGGGGTACTCGACGGTTTGCTGCTGGGCGTGGCGATCAGTGTGGTGTTGATGTTGAAACAAATGTCATCGGCGGACATTCAGGTGCTGGGGCAGATGGGGGGCGGTCACGACTTTGTCGATTTACAACGCCATTCTCTGGCCCGCGAAATACCTGGGGTGCTGATTGTCCGGCCGAGCCAAGCGCTGTTTTTTGCCAACGTAGAGCGTATTTTGGGCGGCGCACTGCATTTGGTGCGGCACGCGTCATCGCCGATTCATACAGTCATTCTCAGCCTCGAAGAGTCCCCTGACCTGGATGGCACGAGTATCGAGGCGCTTGAGGCGTTCTTCTTGCAAGTACGGGCCGAAGACAAACTGCTGATTCTGGCGCGACTCAAGCAGGAGGCGCACATGGTACTTTCAAAATTGCCAGCGCAGGAGCGTGAGCAGGTCATGCTCAGCGATTTAAGCGTCGACGGTGCGGTGCAGCAAGCGCTCAAGCTGGTCGTGCAGTCTTTGCCTGCATAAAAAAACGCCGCCCCTCTCGCGATGGGCGGCGTTTTCTATTGCGTTGTAACCTTAGGCTTGAAGGACCGGAATCTTGGCATTCGCTGCTGCTTCACGGAACTCGGCGATCTGGTCGAAGGACAGGTAGCGGTAGACATCGGCCGCCATGCTGTCGATCTTGCCAGCGTATTCCATGTATTCCTCGACAGTCGGCAGGCGACCCAGGATGGAAGCCACAGACGCCAACTCAGCCGAAGCCAGGTAGACGTTCGCGCCGTCACCCAGACGGTTCGGGAAGTTACGGGTCGACGTCGACACCACAGTCGAGTTCGGTTCTACACGTGCCTGGTTACCCATGCACAGCGAGCAGCCTGGCATTTCCATGCGCGCGCCGGCCTTGCCGTAGATGCCGTAGTAGCCTTCTTCGGTCAGCTGGTGAGCGTCCATTTTGGTCGGCGGCGATAGCCACAGACGGGTTGGAAGCTGACCTTTGACCTGTTCCAGCAACTTACCGGCAGCGCGGAAGTGACCGATGTTGGTCATGCACGAACCGATGAACACTTCGTCGATTTTCTCGCCAGCAACGCTGGACAGCAGACGGGCGTCGTCCGGATCGTTTGGCGCGCAGAGCACAGGCTCTTTAATGTCGGCCAGGTCGATTTCGATGATTTCAGCGTATTCGGCGTCAGCATCGGCAACCATCAGCTCTGGGTTGGCAATCCAGGCTTCCATCGCTTGGGCACGACGTTCCAGGGTACGTGCATCGCCGTAGCCTTCGCCGATCATCCAGCGCAGCAGGGTGATGTTGGAACTCAGGTACTCGGTGATCGATTCTTTCGACAGCTTGATGGTGCAACCGGCAGCCGAACGTTCGGCCGAGGCGTCGGACAGCTCGAAAGCTTGTTCGATGCTCAAGTTGTCCAGGCCTTCGATTTCCAGGATGCGACCGGAGAAGGCGTTCTTCTTGCCTTTCTTCTCGACGGTCAGCAGGCCAGCCTGAATCGCGAAGTAAGGAATGGCGTGAACCAGGTCACGCAGAGTAACGCCCGGTTGCATCTTGCCTTTGAAACGCACCAGGATCGATTCCGGCATGTCCAACGGCATAACGCCAGTGGCAGCAGCAAACGCAACGAGGCCGGAACCGGCCGGGAACGAAATGCCCATCGGGAAACGGGTGTGCGAGTCACCACCAGTACCGACGGTGTCCGGCAGCAGCATGCGGTTCAGCCAGCTGTGGATGATGCCGTCGCCCGGACGCAGGGAAACGCCGCCGCGGGTCATGATGAAGTCTGGCAGGGTGTGGTGGGTGGTCACGTCGATCGGCTTAGGGTACGCCGCGGTGTGGCAGAACGACTGCATCACCAGATCGGTCGAGAAGCCCAGGCACGCCAGGTCTTTCAGTTCGTCACGGGTCATAGGACCGGTGGTGTCCTGGGAACCGACGGTGGTCATTTTCGGTTCGCAGTAGGTGCCAGGACGAACGCCTTTGCCTTCTGGTAGACCGCACGCCTTGCCGACCATTTTCTGTGCCAGGGTGAAACCCTTGCCGGTATCGACAGGTGCTTCAGGCAGTTTGAACAGATCGGTAGGGCCCAGGCCCAGCTCGGCGCGCGCCTTGTCGGTCAGACCGCGACCGATGATCAGCGGGATACGGCCGCCAGCACGAACTTCGTCCAACAGCACCGGGGTCTTCATTTCGAAGGTGGTCAGGACTTCGTCGGTGCCGTGTTTGCAGACTTTGCCAGCATGCGGGTACAGGTCGATCACGTCGCCCATGTTCATGTTGGTGACGTCGAACTCGATTGGCAGAGCGCCAGCATCTTCCATGGTGTTGTAGAAGATCGGAGCAATCTTGCTGCCGAAGCAGAAACCACCAGCGCGCTTGTTCGGCACGTTAGGAACGTCGTCGCCGAAGAACCACAGCACCGAGTTGGTCGCTGATTTACGCGAAGAACCGGTACCGACCACGTCACCGACGTAGGCAATAGGGAAGCCTTGACCGCGCATTTCTTCGATCTGCTTCATCGGGCCGGTCACGCCTTGGGCGTCAGGCACGATGCCTTCACGGGCCATTTTCAGCATGGCCAGGGCGTGCAGCGGAATGTCCGGGCGCGACCAAGCGTCTGGGGCAGGGGACAGGTCGTCGGTGTTGGTTTCGCCGGTGACCTTGAACACGCGCAGGCTGATCTTGTCGGCCAGGACAGGGCGGTTGCGGAACCACTCGCCGTCAGCCCAGGACTGGATCACGCCTTTGGCGTGTGCGTTGCCGTTCTGGGCTTTTTCCGCCACGTCGTGGAACGCATCGAACATCAGCAGGGTGTGCTTGAGTTGAGCGGCAGCGACTGGGGCCAGTTCGGCGCTGTCGAGCAGGTCAACCAGGGTCACGATGTTGTAGCCGCCCTGCATGGTGCCGAGCAGTTCAACAGCGCGTTTTTTGTCGATCAGGGGGGAAGTCGCTTCGCCTTTGGCCAGGGCCGACAGGAAACCAGCCTTTACGTAAGCTGCTTCGTCCACGCCAGGTGGAATGCGATTGGTGATCAGGTCAACGAGGAAAGCTTCTTCGCCAGCCGGGGGATTCTTCAGCAGCTCGACCAGGCCTGCAGTTTGTTCGGCGTTAAGCGGCTGGGGAACGATACCCAGTGCTGCACGCTCTTCGATATGTTTGCGGTAGGCTTCAAGCACAGTTATTACCCTCATCAGTGGTCCCAAATGGGTGTCCGGGACGCTCATCCCGAAATTACCGTACTCATGCGCTGCGTGGCGTTGTGGGCCACTTAGCCAGAATTACCGGCAATTCCTTACAGAAGCTGCTTTCAAAGTTTTACGCCTGCAGAACGGGGAGCTGATGAGGGTTGGCGTTGGGCTTTTCCCCGCTGGAAAAATCCATCGCCAACACCGCTCTGTAGGAACGACTGTGCTCGTGACGCTTTGAAAACAGCTTCAAACGGACATTGGCGCCTTAAAAGGCTGGCTGATTCTACGGCAAAAAAAAATTAAAGGTAAGTTAGCCCCTCAACTTTGAGGGGTGATGAATGTTAGACAAAGGGCTAACATGCCGACTTGTTCTGCTTTCCCGTGTTTTGCCTAACTATGCCCAATCAAACCATCAAGACTCCCTGCGTCGGCCTCTGCTCCACCGTTTACGGTGACTTGGTCTGCCGTGGCTGCAAGCGTTTCCACCATGAAGTGATCAACTGGAATGGTTACAACGAGGAGGAAAAGCGCGCGGTGTGGCTGCGTCTTGAGCAGTTGCTGTCGCAGGTGATGGCCAGCAAGCTGGAAGTGTTCGACTCGCAGCGCCTGCGCTTGCA is a window of Pseudomonas sp. DC1.2 DNA encoding:
- a CDS encoding SulP family inorganic anion transporter; amino-acid sequence: MPTEPRSVPAQLPADAPNRWQDLLAGLSIAGLLLPEAVAYSSIAALPPQAGVIALFAGLLCYGLLGTSRFAIVSATSSSAAVLAAATATLAGGDPALRLTLAIGLVLVTGGFFLLAGLLKLGSVTSFIAKPVLRGFAFGLALTIILKQVASIVDVPLTNSNLIRFMPQLLEQWPQWNGIGALVGVVALLVLGVCARFRRVPGGLLVVALGIAASQWLNLPDYGVKLIGVIDLSLEVPHLPVLPFADWLRLGELAFAMVMILYAESFGSISSFALKHGDRVSSNRDLLALGAANLLSGLFHGMPAGAGYSATSANEAAGANSRLAGIVAAAVVLVIVLTVLPYIALTPEPVLAAIVIHALARGLSLQPLGRYFIWRRDRVLVISAVAAVLVLGVLDGLLLGVAISVVLMLKQMSSADIQVLGQMGGGHDFVDLQRHSLAREIPGVLIVRPSQALFFANVERILGGALHLVRHASSPIHTVILSLEESPDLDGTSIEALEAFFLQVRAEDKLLILARLKQEAHMVLSKLPAQEREQVMLSDLSVDGAVQQALKLVVQSLPA
- the acnB gene encoding bifunctional aconitate hydratase 2/2-methylisocitrate dehydratase, which translates into the protein MLEAYRKHIEERAALGIVPQPLNAEQTAGLVELLKNPPAGEEAFLVDLITNRIPPGVDEAAYVKAGFLSALAKGEATSPLIDKKRAVELLGTMQGGYNIVTLVDLLDSAELAPVAAAQLKHTLLMFDAFHDVAEKAQNGNAHAKGVIQSWADGEWFRNRPVLADKISLRVFKVTGETNTDDLSPAPDAWSRPDIPLHALAMLKMAREGIVPDAQGVTGPMKQIEEMRGQGFPIAYVGDVVGTGSSRKSATNSVLWFFGDDVPNVPNKRAGGFCFGSKIAPIFYNTMEDAGALPIEFDVTNMNMGDVIDLYPHAGKVCKHGTDEVLTTFEMKTPVLLDEVRAGGRIPLIIGRGLTDKARAELGLGPTDLFKLPEAPVDTGKGFTLAQKMVGKACGLPEGKGVRPGTYCEPKMTTVGSQDTTGPMTRDELKDLACLGFSTDLVMQSFCHTAAYPKPIDVTTHHTLPDFIMTRGGVSLRPGDGIIHSWLNRMLLPDTVGTGGDSHTRFPMGISFPAGSGLVAFAAATGVMPLDMPESILVRFKGKMQPGVTLRDLVHAIPYFAIQAGLLTVEKKGKKNAFSGRILEIEGLDNLSIEQAFELSDASAERSAAGCTIKLSKESITEYLSSNITLLRWMIGEGYGDARTLERRAQAMEAWIANPELMVADADAEYAEIIEIDLADIKEPVLCAPNDPDDARLLSSVAGEKIDEVFIGSCMTNIGHFRAAGKLLEQVKGQLPTRLWLSPPTKMDAHQLTEEGYYGIYGKAGARMEMPGCSLCMGNQARVEPNSTVVSTSTRNFPNRLGDGANVYLASAELASVASILGRLPTVEEYMEYAGKIDSMAADVYRYLSFDQIAEFREAAANAKIPVLQA